The Microcebus murinus isolate Inina chromosome 1, M.murinus_Inina_mat1.0, whole genome shotgun sequence genome includes a region encoding these proteins:
- the IL17RD gene encoding interleukin-17 receptor D isoform X2, whose amino-acid sequence MGGQKEWWVMFRHGHDPGSQQFYVHLHTVGICSGKANWLHFASCSLVFPQGMGLASRSSGLHNITFRYDNCTTYLNPAGKHVIADAQNITVSQYACHDQVAVTILWSPGALGIEFLKGFRVVLEELKSEGRQCQQLTLKDPKQLDSSFKSTGMESQPFLNMKFETDYFVKVVPFPTIKNESNYHPFFFRTRACDLLLQPDNLACKPFWKPRNLNITQHGLDMQVSFDHAPHNFGFRFFYLHYKLKHEGPFKRKMCKQEQNTETTSCLLQNVSPGDYIIELVDDTNTTRKVVHYALKPVHSPWAGPVRAVAITVPLVVISAFATLFTVMCRKKQQDEESSESSTYTTALPRERLQPPPKVFLCYSSKDGQNHMNVVQCFAYFLQDFCGCEVALDLWEDFNLCREGQREWVIQKIQESQFIIVVCSKGMKYFVDKKNYKHTAASRGSGKGELFLVAVAAIAEKLRQAKQGSAAALSKFIAVYFDYSCEGDVPGVLDLSTKYKLMDNLPQLCSHLHSRDHSLQEPGQHPGLGGRRNYFRSKAGRSLYVAICNMHRFIDEEPDWFEKQFARFRPPPLRVREPVLEKFDSGVVLNDVACKPGPEGDCCLKAEASVLAGAGPADWNAESQHAGLDGDAEARPGPDGGAAPRPRPLVAKAGSPSDMPRDSGIYDSSVPSSELSLPLIEGLSTDPTETSSLTESVSSSSGLGEEEPPVLPSKLLASGACKAEVGCRSYNDEFHAVAPL is encoded by the exons ATGGGTGGGCAGAAAGAGTGGTGGGTGATGTTCAGGCACGGGCATGACCCTGGGTCTCAGCAATTCTACGTGCATTTGCACACCGTAGGGATCTGTAGTGGAAAAGCAAATTGGCTTCACTTCGCATCATGTTCTCTTGTTTTCCCACAGGGAATGGGGCTGGCCAGCAGAAGCAGCGGGCTGCACAACATCACCTTCAGATATGACA ACTGCACCACCTACTTGAACCCAGCCGGGAAGCATGTGATCGCCGACGCCCAGAACATCACCGTCAGCCAGTATGCTTGTCATGACCAAGTGGCAGTCACCATTCTTTGGTCCCCAGGGGCCCTTG GCATCGAATTCCTGAAAGGATTCCGGGTGGTGCTGGAGGAGCTGAAGTCGGAGGGAAGGCAGTGCCAACAACTGACCCTAAAGGACCCGAAGCAGCTTGACAGCAGCTTCAAAAGCACT ggAATGGAATCTCAACCTTTCCTGAATATGAAATTTGAAACAGATTACTTTGTAAAGGTTGTACCTTTTCCtaccattaaaaatgaaagcaattacCACCCTTTCTTCTTCAGAACCCGAG CCTGTGACCTGTTGTTACAGCCGGACAACCTGGCTTGTAAACCCT TCTGGAAGCCTCGGAATCTGAACATCACCCAGCACGGTTTGGACATGCAGGTGTCCTTCGACCATGCACCACACAACTTTGGCTTCCGCTTCTTCTATCTTCACTATAAGCTCAAGCATGAAGGACCTTTCAAGCGAAAGATGTGTAAGCAG GAGCAAAATACAGAGACAACCAGCTGCCTCCTTCAAAATGTTTCTCCAGGGGATTATATAATTGAG CTGGTGGATGACACTAATACAACAAGAAAAGTGGTGCATTATGCCTTAAAGCCAG TGCATTCCCCGTGGGCTGGGCCCGTCAGAGCTGTGGCCATCACTGTGCCCCTGGTTGTCATATCAGCATTCGCAACGCTCTTTACTGTGATGTGCCGCAAGAAGCAACAAG ATGAAGAGAGCTCTGAGTCCTCTACCTACACCACAGCACTCCCCAGAGAGAGGCTCCAGCCGCCGCCGAAGGTCTTTCTTTGCTATTCCAGTAAAGATGGCCAGAATCACATGAATGTCGTCCAGTGCTTTGCCTACTTCCTCCAGGACTTCTGCGGCTGTGAG GTGGCTCTGGACCTGTGGGAAGACTTCAACCTCtgcagagaagggcagagagagtgGGTCATCCAGAAGATCCAGGAGTCCCAGTTCATCATTGTGGTTTGTTCCAAAGGCATGAAGTACTTTGTGGACAAGAAGAACTACAAACACACAGCAGCCAGCCGCGGCTCAGGGAAAGGCGAGCTCTTCCTGGTGGCGGTGGCGGCCATCGCTGAAAAGCTCCGCCAGGCCAAGCAGGGCTCAGCCGCGGCGCTCAGCAAGTTCATTGCAGTCTACTTCGATTACTCCTGTGAGGGAGATGTCCCTGGCGTCCTGGACCTAAGCACCAAGTACAAACTAATGGACAAcctgccccagctctgctctCACCTGCACTCGCGAGACCACAGCCTCCAGGAACCGGGGCAGCACCCTGGCCTCGGCGGCAGAAGGAACTACTTCCGGAGCAAGGCAGGCCGGTCCCTGTACGTCGCCATTTGCAACATGCACCGCTTTATCGACGAGGAGCCCGACTGGTTCGAGAAGCAGTTCGCTCGCTTCCGCCCGCCCCCGCTGCGCGTCCGGGAGCCAGTCCTGGAGAAGTTCGACTCCGGCGTGGTGTTAAACGACGTCGCGTGCAAACCGGGGCCGGAGGGCGATTGCTGCCTGAAGGCCGAGGCGTCCGTCCTtgcgggggccgggccggccgaCTGGAACGCAGAGAGCCAGCACGCGGGCCTGGACGGGGACGCcgaggcccggcccggccctgaCGGCGGCGCGGCCCCGCGGCCCCGGCCGCTCGTGGCCAAAGCCGGCAGCCCGTCGGACATGCCGCGGGACTCGGGCATCTACGACTCCTCTGTGCCCTCGTCGGAGCTGTCGCTGCCGCTGATAGAAGGACTCTCGACGGACCCGACGGAGACGTCCTCCCTGACGGAGAGCGTGTCCTCCTCTTCAGGCCTGG GCGAGGAGGAGCCTCCTGTCCTTCCTTCTAAGCTCCTTGCCTCTGGGGCGTGCAAAGCAGAAGTTGGTTGCCGCAGCTACAATGATGAATTCCACGCAGTCGCCCCTTTGTAA
- the IL17RD gene encoding interleukin-17 receptor D isoform X3 has translation MAPWLQLCSVFFTVNACLNGSQLAVAAGGSGRSRGADTCGWRGMGLASRSSGLHNITFRYDNCTTYLNPAGKHVIADAQNITVSQYACHDQVAVTILWSPGALGIEFLKGFRVVLEELKSEGRQCQQLTLKDPKQLDSSFKSTGMESQPFLNMKFETDYFVKVVPFPTIKNESNYHPFFFRTRACDLLLQPDNLACKPFWKPRNLNITQHGLDMQVSFDHAPHNFGFRFFYLHYKLKHEGPFKRKMCKQEQNTETTSCLLQNVSPGDYIIELVDDTNTTRKVVHYALKPVHSPWAGPVRAVAITVPLVVISAFATLFTVMCRKKQQENIYSHLDEESSESSTYTTALPRERLQPPPKVFLCYSSKDGQNHMNVVQCFAYFLQDFCGCEVALDLWEDFNLCREGQREWVIQKIQESQFIIVVCSKGMKYFVDKKNYKHTAASRGSGKGELFLVAVAAIAEKLRQAKQGSAAALSKFIAVYFDYSCEGDVPGVLDLSTKYKLMDNLPQLCSHLHSRDHSLQEPGQHPGLGGRRNYFRSKAGRSLYVAICNMHRFIDEEPDWFEKQFARFRPPPLRVREPVLEKFDSGVVLNDVACKPGPEGDCCLKAEASVLAGAGPADWNAESQHAGLDGDAEARPGPDGGAAPRPRPLVAKAGSPSDMPRDSGIYDSSVPSSELSLPLIEGLSTDPTETSSLTESVSSSSGLGEEEPPVLPSKLLASGACKAEVGCRSYNDEFHAVAPL, from the exons GGAATGGGGCTGGCCAGCAGAAGCAGCGGGCTGCACAACATCACCTTCAGATATGACA ACTGCACCACCTACTTGAACCCAGCCGGGAAGCATGTGATCGCCGACGCCCAGAACATCACCGTCAGCCAGTATGCTTGTCATGACCAAGTGGCAGTCACCATTCTTTGGTCCCCAGGGGCCCTTG GCATCGAATTCCTGAAAGGATTCCGGGTGGTGCTGGAGGAGCTGAAGTCGGAGGGAAGGCAGTGCCAACAACTGACCCTAAAGGACCCGAAGCAGCTTGACAGCAGCTTCAAAAGCACT ggAATGGAATCTCAACCTTTCCTGAATATGAAATTTGAAACAGATTACTTTGTAAAGGTTGTACCTTTTCCtaccattaaaaatgaaagcaattacCACCCTTTCTTCTTCAGAACCCGAG CCTGTGACCTGTTGTTACAGCCGGACAACCTGGCTTGTAAACCCT TCTGGAAGCCTCGGAATCTGAACATCACCCAGCACGGTTTGGACATGCAGGTGTCCTTCGACCATGCACCACACAACTTTGGCTTCCGCTTCTTCTATCTTCACTATAAGCTCAAGCATGAAGGACCTTTCAAGCGAAAGATGTGTAAGCAG GAGCAAAATACAGAGACAACCAGCTGCCTCCTTCAAAATGTTTCTCCAGGGGATTATATAATTGAG CTGGTGGATGACACTAATACAACAAGAAAAGTGGTGCATTATGCCTTAAAGCCAG TGCATTCCCCGTGGGCTGGGCCCGTCAGAGCTGTGGCCATCACTGTGCCCCTGGTTGTCATATCAGCATTCGCAACGCTCTTTACTGTGATGTGCCGCAAGAAGCAACAAG aaaatatatattcacatttagATGAAGAGAGCTCTGAGTCCTCTACCTACACCACAGCACTCCCCAGAGAGAGGCTCCAGCCGCCGCCGAAGGTCTTTCTTTGCTATTCCAGTAAAGATGGCCAGAATCACATGAATGTCGTCCAGTGCTTTGCCTACTTCCTCCAGGACTTCTGCGGCTGTGAG GTGGCTCTGGACCTGTGGGAAGACTTCAACCTCtgcagagaagggcagagagagtgGGTCATCCAGAAGATCCAGGAGTCCCAGTTCATCATTGTGGTTTGTTCCAAAGGCATGAAGTACTTTGTGGACAAGAAGAACTACAAACACACAGCAGCCAGCCGCGGCTCAGGGAAAGGCGAGCTCTTCCTGGTGGCGGTGGCGGCCATCGCTGAAAAGCTCCGCCAGGCCAAGCAGGGCTCAGCCGCGGCGCTCAGCAAGTTCATTGCAGTCTACTTCGATTACTCCTGTGAGGGAGATGTCCCTGGCGTCCTGGACCTAAGCACCAAGTACAAACTAATGGACAAcctgccccagctctgctctCACCTGCACTCGCGAGACCACAGCCTCCAGGAACCGGGGCAGCACCCTGGCCTCGGCGGCAGAAGGAACTACTTCCGGAGCAAGGCAGGCCGGTCCCTGTACGTCGCCATTTGCAACATGCACCGCTTTATCGACGAGGAGCCCGACTGGTTCGAGAAGCAGTTCGCTCGCTTCCGCCCGCCCCCGCTGCGCGTCCGGGAGCCAGTCCTGGAGAAGTTCGACTCCGGCGTGGTGTTAAACGACGTCGCGTGCAAACCGGGGCCGGAGGGCGATTGCTGCCTGAAGGCCGAGGCGTCCGTCCTtgcgggggccgggccggccgaCTGGAACGCAGAGAGCCAGCACGCGGGCCTGGACGGGGACGCcgaggcccggcccggccctgaCGGCGGCGCGGCCCCGCGGCCCCGGCCGCTCGTGGCCAAAGCCGGCAGCCCGTCGGACATGCCGCGGGACTCGGGCATCTACGACTCCTCTGTGCCCTCGTCGGAGCTGTCGCTGCCGCTGATAGAAGGACTCTCGACGGACCCGACGGAGACGTCCTCCCTGACGGAGAGCGTGTCCTCCTCTTCAGGCCTGG GCGAGGAGGAGCCTCCTGTCCTTCCTTCTAAGCTCCTTGCCTCTGGGGCGTGCAAAGCAGAAGTTGGTTGCCGCAGCTACAATGATGAATTCCACGCAGTCGCCCCTTTGTAA
- the IL17RD gene encoding interleukin-17 receptor D isoform X4, with protein sequence MGGQKEWWVMFRHGHDPGSQQFYVHLHTVGICSGKANWLHFASCSLVFPQGMGLASRSSGLHNITFRYDNCTTYLNPAGKHVIADAQNITVSQYACHDQVAVTILWSPGALGIEFLKGFRVVLEELKSEGRQCQQLTLKDPKQLDSSFKSTGMESQPFLNMKFETDYFVKVVPFPTIKNESNYHPFFFRTRVWKPRNLNITQHGLDMQVSFDHAPHNFGFRFFYLHYKLKHEGPFKRKMCKQEQNTETTSCLLQNVSPGDYIIELVDDTNTTRKVVHYALKPVHSPWAGPVRAVAITVPLVVISAFATLFTVMCRKKQQENIYSHLDEESSESSTYTTALPRERLQPPPKVFLCYSSKDGQNHMNVVQCFAYFLQDFCGCEVALDLWEDFNLCREGQREWVIQKIQESQFIIVVCSKGMKYFVDKKNYKHTAASRGSGKGELFLVAVAAIAEKLRQAKQGSAAALSKFIAVYFDYSCEGDVPGVLDLSTKYKLMDNLPQLCSHLHSRDHSLQEPGQHPGLGGRRNYFRSKAGRSLYVAICNMHRFIDEEPDWFEKQFARFRPPPLRVREPVLEKFDSGVVLNDVACKPGPEGDCCLKAEASVLAGAGPADWNAESQHAGLDGDAEARPGPDGGAAPRPRPLVAKAGSPSDMPRDSGIYDSSVPSSELSLPLIEGLSTDPTETSSLTESVSSSSGLGEEEPPVLPSKLLASGACKAEVGCRSYNDEFHAVAPL encoded by the exons ATGGGTGGGCAGAAAGAGTGGTGGGTGATGTTCAGGCACGGGCATGACCCTGGGTCTCAGCAATTCTACGTGCATTTGCACACCGTAGGGATCTGTAGTGGAAAAGCAAATTGGCTTCACTTCGCATCATGTTCTCTTGTTTTCCCACAGGGAATGGGGCTGGCCAGCAGAAGCAGCGGGCTGCACAACATCACCTTCAGATATGACA ACTGCACCACCTACTTGAACCCAGCCGGGAAGCATGTGATCGCCGACGCCCAGAACATCACCGTCAGCCAGTATGCTTGTCATGACCAAGTGGCAGTCACCATTCTTTGGTCCCCAGGGGCCCTTG GCATCGAATTCCTGAAAGGATTCCGGGTGGTGCTGGAGGAGCTGAAGTCGGAGGGAAGGCAGTGCCAACAACTGACCCTAAAGGACCCGAAGCAGCTTGACAGCAGCTTCAAAAGCACT ggAATGGAATCTCAACCTTTCCTGAATATGAAATTTGAAACAGATTACTTTGTAAAGGTTGTACCTTTTCCtaccattaaaaatgaaagcaattacCACCCTTTCTTCTTCAGAACCCGAG TCTGGAAGCCTCGGAATCTGAACATCACCCAGCACGGTTTGGACATGCAGGTGTCCTTCGACCATGCACCACACAACTTTGGCTTCCGCTTCTTCTATCTTCACTATAAGCTCAAGCATGAAGGACCTTTCAAGCGAAAGATGTGTAAGCAG GAGCAAAATACAGAGACAACCAGCTGCCTCCTTCAAAATGTTTCTCCAGGGGATTATATAATTGAG CTGGTGGATGACACTAATACAACAAGAAAAGTGGTGCATTATGCCTTAAAGCCAG TGCATTCCCCGTGGGCTGGGCCCGTCAGAGCTGTGGCCATCACTGTGCCCCTGGTTGTCATATCAGCATTCGCAACGCTCTTTACTGTGATGTGCCGCAAGAAGCAACAAG aaaatatatattcacatttagATGAAGAGAGCTCTGAGTCCTCTACCTACACCACAGCACTCCCCAGAGAGAGGCTCCAGCCGCCGCCGAAGGTCTTTCTTTGCTATTCCAGTAAAGATGGCCAGAATCACATGAATGTCGTCCAGTGCTTTGCCTACTTCCTCCAGGACTTCTGCGGCTGTGAG GTGGCTCTGGACCTGTGGGAAGACTTCAACCTCtgcagagaagggcagagagagtgGGTCATCCAGAAGATCCAGGAGTCCCAGTTCATCATTGTGGTTTGTTCCAAAGGCATGAAGTACTTTGTGGACAAGAAGAACTACAAACACACAGCAGCCAGCCGCGGCTCAGGGAAAGGCGAGCTCTTCCTGGTGGCGGTGGCGGCCATCGCTGAAAAGCTCCGCCAGGCCAAGCAGGGCTCAGCCGCGGCGCTCAGCAAGTTCATTGCAGTCTACTTCGATTACTCCTGTGAGGGAGATGTCCCTGGCGTCCTGGACCTAAGCACCAAGTACAAACTAATGGACAAcctgccccagctctgctctCACCTGCACTCGCGAGACCACAGCCTCCAGGAACCGGGGCAGCACCCTGGCCTCGGCGGCAGAAGGAACTACTTCCGGAGCAAGGCAGGCCGGTCCCTGTACGTCGCCATTTGCAACATGCACCGCTTTATCGACGAGGAGCCCGACTGGTTCGAGAAGCAGTTCGCTCGCTTCCGCCCGCCCCCGCTGCGCGTCCGGGAGCCAGTCCTGGAGAAGTTCGACTCCGGCGTGGTGTTAAACGACGTCGCGTGCAAACCGGGGCCGGAGGGCGATTGCTGCCTGAAGGCCGAGGCGTCCGTCCTtgcgggggccgggccggccgaCTGGAACGCAGAGAGCCAGCACGCGGGCCTGGACGGGGACGCcgaggcccggcccggccctgaCGGCGGCGCGGCCCCGCGGCCCCGGCCGCTCGTGGCCAAAGCCGGCAGCCCGTCGGACATGCCGCGGGACTCGGGCATCTACGACTCCTCTGTGCCCTCGTCGGAGCTGTCGCTGCCGCTGATAGAAGGACTCTCGACGGACCCGACGGAGACGTCCTCCCTGACGGAGAGCGTGTCCTCCTCTTCAGGCCTGG GCGAGGAGGAGCCTCCTGTCCTTCCTTCTAAGCTCCTTGCCTCTGGGGCGTGCAAAGCAGAAGTTGGTTGCCGCAGCTACAATGATGAATTCCACGCAGTCGCCCCTTTGTAA
- the IL17RD gene encoding interleukin-17 receptor D isoform X1 has translation MGGQKEWWVMFRHGHDPGSQQFYVHLHTVGICSGKANWLHFASCSLVFPQGMGLASRSSGLHNITFRYDNCTTYLNPAGKHVIADAQNITVSQYACHDQVAVTILWSPGALGIEFLKGFRVVLEELKSEGRQCQQLTLKDPKQLDSSFKSTGMESQPFLNMKFETDYFVKVVPFPTIKNESNYHPFFFRTRACDLLLQPDNLACKPFWKPRNLNITQHGLDMQVSFDHAPHNFGFRFFYLHYKLKHEGPFKRKMCKQEQNTETTSCLLQNVSPGDYIIELVDDTNTTRKVVHYALKPVHSPWAGPVRAVAITVPLVVISAFATLFTVMCRKKQQENIYSHLDEESSESSTYTTALPRERLQPPPKVFLCYSSKDGQNHMNVVQCFAYFLQDFCGCEVALDLWEDFNLCREGQREWVIQKIQESQFIIVVCSKGMKYFVDKKNYKHTAASRGSGKGELFLVAVAAIAEKLRQAKQGSAAALSKFIAVYFDYSCEGDVPGVLDLSTKYKLMDNLPQLCSHLHSRDHSLQEPGQHPGLGGRRNYFRSKAGRSLYVAICNMHRFIDEEPDWFEKQFARFRPPPLRVREPVLEKFDSGVVLNDVACKPGPEGDCCLKAEASVLAGAGPADWNAESQHAGLDGDAEARPGPDGGAAPRPRPLVAKAGSPSDMPRDSGIYDSSVPSSELSLPLIEGLSTDPTETSSLTESVSSSSGLGEEEPPVLPSKLLASGACKAEVGCRSYNDEFHAVAPL, from the exons ATGGGTGGGCAGAAAGAGTGGTGGGTGATGTTCAGGCACGGGCATGACCCTGGGTCTCAGCAATTCTACGTGCATTTGCACACCGTAGGGATCTGTAGTGGAAAAGCAAATTGGCTTCACTTCGCATCATGTTCTCTTGTTTTCCCACAGGGAATGGGGCTGGCCAGCAGAAGCAGCGGGCTGCACAACATCACCTTCAGATATGACA ACTGCACCACCTACTTGAACCCAGCCGGGAAGCATGTGATCGCCGACGCCCAGAACATCACCGTCAGCCAGTATGCTTGTCATGACCAAGTGGCAGTCACCATTCTTTGGTCCCCAGGGGCCCTTG GCATCGAATTCCTGAAAGGATTCCGGGTGGTGCTGGAGGAGCTGAAGTCGGAGGGAAGGCAGTGCCAACAACTGACCCTAAAGGACCCGAAGCAGCTTGACAGCAGCTTCAAAAGCACT ggAATGGAATCTCAACCTTTCCTGAATATGAAATTTGAAACAGATTACTTTGTAAAGGTTGTACCTTTTCCtaccattaaaaatgaaagcaattacCACCCTTTCTTCTTCAGAACCCGAG CCTGTGACCTGTTGTTACAGCCGGACAACCTGGCTTGTAAACCCT TCTGGAAGCCTCGGAATCTGAACATCACCCAGCACGGTTTGGACATGCAGGTGTCCTTCGACCATGCACCACACAACTTTGGCTTCCGCTTCTTCTATCTTCACTATAAGCTCAAGCATGAAGGACCTTTCAAGCGAAAGATGTGTAAGCAG GAGCAAAATACAGAGACAACCAGCTGCCTCCTTCAAAATGTTTCTCCAGGGGATTATATAATTGAG CTGGTGGATGACACTAATACAACAAGAAAAGTGGTGCATTATGCCTTAAAGCCAG TGCATTCCCCGTGGGCTGGGCCCGTCAGAGCTGTGGCCATCACTGTGCCCCTGGTTGTCATATCAGCATTCGCAACGCTCTTTACTGTGATGTGCCGCAAGAAGCAACAAG aaaatatatattcacatttagATGAAGAGAGCTCTGAGTCCTCTACCTACACCACAGCACTCCCCAGAGAGAGGCTCCAGCCGCCGCCGAAGGTCTTTCTTTGCTATTCCAGTAAAGATGGCCAGAATCACATGAATGTCGTCCAGTGCTTTGCCTACTTCCTCCAGGACTTCTGCGGCTGTGAG GTGGCTCTGGACCTGTGGGAAGACTTCAACCTCtgcagagaagggcagagagagtgGGTCATCCAGAAGATCCAGGAGTCCCAGTTCATCATTGTGGTTTGTTCCAAAGGCATGAAGTACTTTGTGGACAAGAAGAACTACAAACACACAGCAGCCAGCCGCGGCTCAGGGAAAGGCGAGCTCTTCCTGGTGGCGGTGGCGGCCATCGCTGAAAAGCTCCGCCAGGCCAAGCAGGGCTCAGCCGCGGCGCTCAGCAAGTTCATTGCAGTCTACTTCGATTACTCCTGTGAGGGAGATGTCCCTGGCGTCCTGGACCTAAGCACCAAGTACAAACTAATGGACAAcctgccccagctctgctctCACCTGCACTCGCGAGACCACAGCCTCCAGGAACCGGGGCAGCACCCTGGCCTCGGCGGCAGAAGGAACTACTTCCGGAGCAAGGCAGGCCGGTCCCTGTACGTCGCCATTTGCAACATGCACCGCTTTATCGACGAGGAGCCCGACTGGTTCGAGAAGCAGTTCGCTCGCTTCCGCCCGCCCCCGCTGCGCGTCCGGGAGCCAGTCCTGGAGAAGTTCGACTCCGGCGTGGTGTTAAACGACGTCGCGTGCAAACCGGGGCCGGAGGGCGATTGCTGCCTGAAGGCCGAGGCGTCCGTCCTtgcgggggccgggccggccgaCTGGAACGCAGAGAGCCAGCACGCGGGCCTGGACGGGGACGCcgaggcccggcccggccctgaCGGCGGCGCGGCCCCGCGGCCCCGGCCGCTCGTGGCCAAAGCCGGCAGCCCGTCGGACATGCCGCGGGACTCGGGCATCTACGACTCCTCTGTGCCCTCGTCGGAGCTGTCGCTGCCGCTGATAGAAGGACTCTCGACGGACCCGACGGAGACGTCCTCCCTGACGGAGAGCGTGTCCTCCTCTTCAGGCCTGG GCGAGGAGGAGCCTCCTGTCCTTCCTTCTAAGCTCCTTGCCTCTGGGGCGTGCAAAGCAGAAGTTGGTTGCCGCAGCTACAATGATGAATTCCACGCAGTCGCCCCTTTGTAA